A genome region from Chryseobacterium sp. G0186 includes the following:
- a CDS encoding MFS transporter, with the protein MLALVMLINRAGSMVLPFLGVYMTNHLHFSIENSGIVLSFFGIGSVLGSWFGGMITDKIGEYKVQSLSLLLSVPLFCLIPFFKTEAGLAGIILLQSIVSETFRPANSVAITKYAKPENITRAFSLNRMAVNLGFSIGPALGGILSAISYEFLFYSNALAAFLAGLMYIWFFRGRAKLAKQQAKKVKEAIVVKKENSPYRDNKFLIFCVLCMLFSICFFQLFSTLTIFYKDTVHLSQQNIGYILGYSGFLIVLLEMGFVQLAEKYFTLAFTMLIGTVLCGFSYAMLAFDHSMIMLLVSMTLLCIGEIWTLPFMATITALRSGKNNKGAYMGLNGMSFSIAFIITPYIGTLIADQLGFNILWIGTGVLAVAIAVAFYFVIPWMLKGKNEEEEDLALKTD; encoded by the coding sequence ATGCTGGCGTTGGTAATGCTCATCAACAGGGCCGGTTCTATGGTACTTCCTTTTTTGGGAGTTTATATGACGAATCATTTACATTTCAGTATTGAGAATTCCGGAATTGTCTTGAGCTTTTTCGGAATAGGATCGGTGCTTGGTTCCTGGTTTGGAGGAATGATTACGGATAAAATTGGCGAATACAAAGTACAGAGCTTAAGTTTACTGCTTAGTGTACCTTTATTCTGCTTAATTCCGTTTTTTAAAACAGAAGCAGGACTGGCAGGGATTATTTTACTTCAGAGTATTGTGAGTGAGACCTTTCGCCCGGCCAACTCCGTAGCGATTACGAAATACGCGAAACCTGAAAATATTACAAGAGCTTTTTCTCTGAACAGGATGGCTGTAAACCTTGGTTTTTCCATTGGTCCTGCATTGGGAGGGATTTTGTCTGCTATTTCCTACGAATTTTTGTTTTACAGTAATGCCTTAGCTGCTTTTCTGGCTGGGCTGATGTACATCTGGTTCTTCAGAGGCCGTGCGAAACTGGCTAAGCAACAGGCGAAAAAAGTAAAAGAAGCAATTGTTGTTAAGAAAGAAAATTCTCCTTACCGCGATAATAAGTTTTTAATATTCTGTGTATTGTGTATGCTGTTCTCCATCTGTTTCTTCCAGTTGTTCAGTACGCTGACGATATTTTATAAGGACACTGTTCATCTGAGCCAACAGAATATCGGATATATTCTTGGATACAGTGGATTTCTGATTGTTCTTCTTGAAATGGGCTTTGTACAGCTTGCCGAGAAATATTTTACCCTGGCCTTTACCATGTTGATAGGAACTGTTCTTTGTGGATTTTCATATGCAATGCTAGCCTTTGATCACAGTATGATCATGTTACTGGTATCGATGACTCTTCTTTGTATTGGTGAAATCTGGACGCTTCCCTTTATGGCAACCATTACAGCCCTGCGTTCAGGAAAGAACAATAAAGGAGCTTATATGGGACTGAACGGGATGTCTTTTTCCATTGCATTTATCATTACCCCTTATATAGGAACATTGATCGCCGATCAATTGGGATTCAATATCCTTTGGATTGGAACCGGAGTGTTGGCGGTAGCTATTGCCGTTGCTTTTTATTTTGTGATTCCTTGGATGCTTAAGGGAAAGAACGAAGAGGAAGAAGATCTTGCCCTAAAGACGGATTAA
- a CDS encoding helix-turn-helix domain-containing protein: protein MVTYENLHDTLSFYSIDCHQSYYISSGNPIFEFPKAPFRMDYYALCICTAGEISIEIDRHQYKVDANSFLISAPSTIVKFLKTSNDFMMKLLFFDKNFLIKNISNPFIIEKMDLFSKGSYSIVKTTAKNSELLQNLLDYLKKKSRKQGKFTEEIVRTIIFNLLLETAEMIENKNLTGSEKEDGKKDLYLKFSQLIRENIRHYRTVQFYADQLCISNKYLIEIIKKASGKTPHEVIDETLLKEAYVMLGNPEMTISEIAFELQFNSASAFGRFFKKHTSFSPSEYRNKENIQT from the coding sequence ATGGTAACCTACGAAAATTTACATGACACCCTATCTTTTTACAGTATTGACTGCCACCAATCCTACTATATCTCCTCCGGAAATCCCATCTTTGAGTTCCCTAAAGCTCCTTTCAGGATGGATTATTATGCCCTGTGCATTTGTACAGCCGGAGAAATAAGCATTGAAATAGATCGTCATCAATATAAAGTGGATGCCAATAGCTTCCTGATCTCAGCCCCCTCTACCATTGTAAAGTTTCTAAAAACCAGTAACGACTTTATGATGAAGCTGCTATTTTTTGATAAAAATTTCCTGATCAAAAACATATCAAATCCTTTCATTATAGAAAAAATGGACCTTTTCTCCAAAGGTTCCTACAGCATTGTAAAAACCACTGCAAAAAATTCTGAATTACTCCAAAATCTTCTGGACTATCTTAAAAAGAAGTCTCGAAAACAAGGGAAATTTACCGAAGAAATTGTCCGTACCATTATTTTCAACCTGCTCCTTGAAACCGCTGAGATGATAGAAAATAAAAATCTGACAGGATCTGAAAAGGAAGATGGTAAAAAGGATCTTTATCTCAAATTCAGTCAACTGATCCGGGAAAACATCCGACATTACAGGACGGTTCAGTTTTATGCCGATCAGCTTTGCATTTCCAATAAATACCTTATAGAAATCATTAAAAAGGCAAGTGGAAAGACTCCTCACGAAGTTATTGATGAAACCCTGCTCAAGGAAGCTTACGTAATGCTTGGAAATCCTGAAATGACAATATCGGAGATCGCCTTTGAACTTCAGTTTAATTCAGCTTCTGCCTTTGGACGTTTTTTCAAAAAACATACTTCTTTTTCTCCCTCTGAATACAGAAATAAGGAAAATATACAGACCTAG
- a CDS encoding oleate hydratase, protein MSIINSKFDNILNTSEQLGKVNHEPDSSREVQINTPEKTMPFSDQIGNYQRNKGIPLQSYENNKIYIVGSGIAGMSAAYYFIRDGHVPGKDIIFLDQLNVEGGSLDGAGNAKDGYIIRGGREMDMTYENLWDMFQDIPALELPAPYSVLDEYRLINDNDPNYSKARLIHNQGQIQDFSKFGLEKKDQLAIVKLLLKKKEELDDLTIEDYFAESFLNSNFWFFWRSMFAFENWHSLLELKLYMHRFLHAIDGMKDFSCLVFPKYNQYDTYVTPLKNFLVEKGVQIQFNTLVKDLDIHINTEGKTVEGIITEQNGEEVKIPIGKDDYVIVTTGSMTESTFYGDNTTVPEITIDNSSAGQSAGWKLWKNLAAKSEVFGKPEKFCSHIEKSSWESATLTCRPSAFTEKLKELCVNDPYSGKTATGGIITITDSNWVMSFTCNRQPHFPTQPDDILVVWVYALLMDKEGNYIKKTMPQCTGNEILAELCHHLGMTDQLDNVIENTIVRTAFMPYITSMFMPRAMGDRPRVVPEGCTNLGLVGQFVETNNDVVFTMESSVRTARIAVYHLLNLNKQVPDINPLQYDIRHLLKATQALNDYKPFLGEGILRKVLKGTYFEHVLVNRPEEKEEHESFLMEQVGRFQDWIKGVKG, encoded by the coding sequence ATGAGTATCATCAATTCAAAATTCGACAACATTTTAAATACTTCTGAACAGTTAGGAAAAGTAAATCACGAACCGGACTCAAGCAGGGAAGTTCAGATTAACACTCCTGAGAAAACAATGCCTTTCTCAGATCAAATCGGAAACTATCAACGAAATAAAGGGATCCCTTTGCAATCCTACGAAAACAACAAAATCTATATTGTCGGCAGCGGAATTGCGGGAATGTCTGCTGCTTACTACTTCATCCGCGACGGCCATGTTCCCGGTAAAGACATTATTTTTCTGGATCAGCTTAATGTAGAAGGAGGATCCCTGGATGGGGCCGGAAATGCAAAAGATGGCTACATCATCCGTGGTGGAAGGGAAATGGATATGACTTATGAAAATCTTTGGGATATGTTTCAGGATATTCCTGCACTGGAATTACCCGCTCCCTACAGTGTGCTGGATGAATACCGCCTCATCAATGACAATGACCCGAATTATTCAAAAGCGAGATTAATTCATAATCAGGGACAGATTCAGGATTTCAGTAAATTCGGGCTTGAGAAAAAAGATCAGTTGGCCATTGTTAAACTTTTGCTGAAGAAAAAAGAAGAGCTTGATGATCTGACTATTGAAGATTATTTCGCAGAATCATTCCTCAACAGTAATTTCTGGTTCTTCTGGCGTTCCATGTTTGCCTTTGAAAACTGGCACAGTTTATTAGAGTTGAAACTATATATGCACAGATTTCTACATGCCATTGACGGAATGAAAGACTTCTCTTGTCTGGTATTCCCTAAATACAACCAGTATGATACCTATGTAACTCCACTTAAAAACTTTTTGGTTGAAAAAGGAGTACAGATCCAGTTCAATACCTTAGTAAAAGATCTTGATATCCATATCAACACTGAAGGAAAAACCGTTGAAGGAATTATCACTGAGCAAAACGGAGAAGAGGTAAAAATACCAATCGGAAAGGATGATTATGTAATCGTAACTACCGGATCCATGACGGAAAGCACATTCTATGGCGATAATACTACAGTTCCTGAAATTACGATAGACAACAGCAGCGCCGGACAAAGTGCCGGATGGAAACTATGGAAAAACCTGGCTGCAAAATCTGAAGTCTTCGGAAAACCGGAAAAATTCTGTAGCCACATCGAAAAGTCTTCTTGGGAATCTGCAACATTAACGTGCCGACCATCTGCTTTTACTGAAAAACTAAAAGAACTTTGTGTAAATGACCCTTACTCCGGAAAAACGGCTACAGGAGGAATTATTACCATCACAGACTCCAATTGGGTGATGAGCTTTACCTGCAACAGACAGCCGCACTTCCCTACCCAGCCTGATGATATCCTTGTAGTATGGGTATATGCCCTGCTTATGGATAAAGAGGGAAATTACATAAAAAAAACAATGCCTCAGTGTACCGGAAATGAAATTCTTGCAGAGCTTTGCCACCACCTTGGAATGACGGATCAACTTGATAATGTAATCGAAAATACCATCGTTCGTACAGCATTTATGCCTTATATTACGTCTATGTTTATGCCAAGAGCTATGGGAGACCGCCCAAGAGTAGTTCCTGAGGGATGTACTAATTTAGGATTGGTAGGACAGTTCGTAGAAACCAATAATGATGTGGTCTTCACTATGGAAAGTTCCGTAAGAACAGCAAGAATAGCCGTCTATCATCTTTTAAACCTCAACAAACAGGTTCCTGATATTAATCCGTTGCAGTATGACATTCGACATTTGCTAAAGGCTACCCAGGCACTGAATGACTATAAACCATTCCTTGGAGAGGGAATCTTAAGAAAAGTATTGAAAGGAACCTACTTTGAACATGTATTGGTCAACCGTCCTGAAGAGAAAGAAGAACATGAATCTTTCCTTATGGAACAGGTTGGTAGATTCCAGGATTGGATTAAAGGGGTTAAAGGTTAG
- a CDS encoding glutamine--tRNA ligase/YqeY domain fusion protein: MEEEKKSLNFIEQIIEDDLANGLNKDQIRFRFPPEPNGYLHVGHTKAICINFGLGEKYNAPVNLRFDDTNPEKEEQEFVDSIKKDVEWLGFKWDKELYASDYFQQLYDWAVQLIKEGKAYVDEQPSEVITEQRKNPTEPGVESPYRNRPVEESLDLFERMKNGEFEEGTMSLRAKIDMVSPNMNMRDPVMYRILKRPHHRTGTTWKIYPMYDWAHGESDYLEQVSHSLCSLEFENHRPLYNWYLEQVYDENKVAPKQREFARMNVSYMITSKRKLQRLVAEGAVTGWDDPRMPTISGMRRKGFTPTSIRNFIDKVGVAKRENLIEIQLLDFCVREDLNKVAKRVMAVVDPVKLVIENYPEDKEEWLDTENNPEQENAGTREVPFSRELYIEREDFKEEANNKFFRLKLGGEVRLKSAYIIKAERVEKDENGEITTIYATYDDKSKSGSGTEESLRKVKGTLHWVSAKHAVPVEVRNYNHLFTVEQPDAEKDVDFLNFINPESVITAQGFVEPSLKDVAIGEPLQFQRIGYFTKDQDSTDSKLVFNRTVTLKDSYKPE; this comes from the coding sequence ATGGAAGAAGAAAAAAAATCCCTCAATTTTATTGAGCAAATTATTGAAGATGATCTGGCAAACGGTTTGAATAAAGATCAAATCCGTTTCCGTTTTCCGCCTGAGCCAAACGGTTACCTGCATGTAGGGCATACAAAAGCGATCTGCATCAACTTTGGGCTGGGCGAAAAATACAACGCTCCCGTAAACCTTCGTTTCGATGATACAAATCCTGAAAAAGAAGAACAGGAATTTGTAGACTCTATTAAAAAAGATGTTGAATGGCTAGGTTTCAAATGGGATAAAGAATTGTATGCATCAGATTACTTCCAGCAGCTTTATGATTGGGCAGTACAATTGATCAAGGAAGGAAAAGCTTACGTAGATGAGCAGCCGTCTGAAGTGATTACTGAGCAGAGAAAGAATCCTACTGAGCCGGGGGTGGAATCTCCATACAGAAACCGTCCGGTAGAAGAGTCGTTGGATCTTTTCGAAAGAATGAAGAACGGAGAATTTGAAGAAGGTACAATGTCACTTCGTGCAAAGATCGATATGGTTTCTCCTAATATGAATATGCGTGACCCTGTTATGTACAGAATTCTGAAAAGACCACACCACAGAACGGGTACAACCTGGAAAATTTATCCAATGTATGACTGGGCTCATGGTGAATCCGATTATCTGGAGCAGGTTTCTCACTCTCTATGTTCATTGGAGTTTGAAAACCACAGACCTCTTTATAACTGGTATCTGGAACAGGTATATGATGAAAATAAGGTAGCTCCTAAGCAAAGAGAATTTGCAAGGATGAACGTTTCCTATATGATTACTTCCAAAAGAAAGTTACAAAGACTGGTAGCTGAGGGAGCGGTAACCGGATGGGATGATCCTAGAATGCCTACCATTTCAGGAATGAGAAGAAAAGGGTTTACCCCAACTTCCATCAGAAACTTTATTGATAAAGTAGGAGTTGCTAAAAGAGAAAATCTGATCGAAATCCAGTTGCTTGATTTCTGTGTACGTGAAGACCTGAACAAGGTAGCAAAACGTGTAATGGCAGTGGTAGATCCTGTAAAATTAGTGATTGAAAACTATCCTGAAGATAAGGAAGAATGGTTGGATACTGAAAATAATCCTGAACAGGAAAATGCAGGAACAAGAGAAGTACCTTTCTCCAGAGAATTATATATTGAACGTGAAGACTTCAAGGAAGAAGCTAATAATAAATTCTTCAGACTGAAATTAGGCGGAGAAGTTCGTCTAAAGTCAGCGTACATCATCAAGGCTGAAAGAGTAGAGAAAGATGAGAATGGTGAGATCACAACCATCTATGCTACTTATGATGATAAGAGTAAGTCCGGAAGCGGAACAGAGGAAAGCTTAAGAAAGGTAAAAGGAACCCTACACTGGGTATCTGCCAAACATGCAGTTCCTGTTGAAGTAAGAAATTACAATCATTTATTTACGGTAGAACAACCTGATGCTGAAAAGGATGTAGACTTCTTAAACTTCATCAATCCTGAATCTGTGATTACAGCTCAAGGTTTTGTGGAGCCAAGCCTAAAGGATGTTGCCATTGGAGAGCCTCTTCAGTTCCAGAGAATCGGATACTTTACAAAGGATCAGGATTCTACGGATTCTAAATTGGTTTTCAACCGTACGGTAACCTTAAAGGATTCTTATAAGCCTGAATAA
- a CDS encoding alpha/beta hydrolase has protein sequence MAVYLLSNRKIIRHKGEKVDSFSNDEYSIPNFRIAKCNFDHYKEPTPQAKKKKDYSNRNILDYTLFSEPEKQGYTEVLDVLLSEKGVKKSSLTANNLGGTQRMFYELYKNMSATKDRSDVLIFIHGYAYDFDDELKAIIDLKKIFIDNPDSPIEHILFVSWPASSSIVPLTYFDDKASSINSGTSLLRLFYFYTQFLKDIFSNRELAPCNQRIHIMAHSLGNRVLQSMLYSLKRENILRVIDQVMLMNSDVSYKVFEDSEDSFNKLPLLANRISIYLNRQDAILGISQFTKNILTPRLGKNGPSDIASYKDIVSIIDCTYVKDDLLNSFRYEVGNHWGYLSSSQVQRDIFQNLYGIDRNLITKRTKNNENTFTINS, from the coding sequence ATGGCTGTTTATCTATTAAGCAACCGGAAAATCATCCGGCATAAAGGTGAAAAAGTGGATTCTTTTTCCAATGATGAGTATTCAATCCCGAATTTCAGGATTGCTAAATGTAATTTTGACCATTATAAGGAACCTACTCCACAAGCCAAAAAAAAGAAAGACTATAGCAACCGGAATATTTTAGATTATACCCTCTTTTCGGAACCTGAAAAGCAAGGATATACAGAGGTATTGGACGTTTTATTAAGTGAAAAGGGAGTTAAAAAATCTTCGCTCACCGCCAACAACCTAGGGGGAACCCAAAGAATGTTCTACGAATTATACAAAAACATGTCTGCTACCAAGGACAGAAGTGATGTCCTCATTTTTATCCACGGTTATGCCTATGATTTTGATGATGAATTAAAAGCCATCATTGATCTGAAAAAGATATTTATAGATAATCCGGATTCCCCTATTGAACATATTTTATTTGTAAGCTGGCCTGCTTCAAGCAGCATTGTTCCCCTAACCTATTTTGATGACAAAGCATCAAGCATCAATTCCGGAACTTCATTATTAAGATTGTTCTATTTCTACACCCAATTTTTAAAAGATATTTTTTCCAACAGAGAGCTTGCACCCTGCAATCAAAGAATTCATATCATGGCGCATTCTCTGGGAAACAGGGTTCTTCAAAGTATGCTTTATAGCCTTAAAAGGGAAAACATTCTTAGAGTGATTGACCAGGTGATGCTTATGAATTCTGATGTTAGCTATAAAGTATTTGAAGATTCCGAAGACTCCTTCAACAAGCTGCCTCTGCTTGCCAACAGGATTTCTATTTATCTGAACAGACAGGATGCTATTCTTGGAATTTCACAGTTTACCAAAAACATTCTCACTCCACGTTTAGGTAAAAACGGACCTAGTGATATCGCCTCTTATAAGGATATTGTCTCCATTATCGACTGTACATATGTGAAAGACGATCTGCTGAACAGCTTTAGGTATGAAGTAGGAAATCATTGGGGATACCTTTCCAGTTCACAGGTTCAGCGTGACATTTTTCAGAATTTATATGGAATAGACAGGAATCTTATTACCAAACGAACTAAAAATAACGAAAATACATTCACAATTAATTCTTAA
- a CDS encoding o-succinylbenzoate synthase, whose translation MIATYHRYLLEFKRPSGTSRGVLLDKETFILEISDHEKKGVGECAIFRGLSFDDRPDYEEKLTWLCNNINQNPDFLKKELIDFPSIWFGYEQAIQNLKYGAHLYFPSEFTETKSAITINGLIWMGDVGYMEEQIQDKLEKGFHCIKLKIGVDWKSEYIVLQKLREKFSKDQLELRVDANGGFTKEEAVIVLQQLADLDIHSIEQPIKAGNWSDMAILCAQTPIPIALDEELIGITDPEEKKKLLETIKPQYVILKPALVGGFSGSDEWISLAEDQNIGWWITSALESNIGLNAIAQYTFTKKNPMPQGLGTGALFVNNFESSLDLRNELLWFKK comes from the coding sequence ATGATAGCAACATATCACAGATATTTATTAGAATTCAAACGCCCGAGTGGAACATCTCGTGGCGTTTTGCTTGATAAGGAAACCTTTATCCTTGAAATTTCAGACCATGAAAAAAAAGGAGTAGGGGAATGTGCTATTTTCAGAGGATTAAGCTTTGATGACAGACCCGATTATGAAGAGAAGCTAACTTGGTTGTGTAATAATATTAATCAGAACCCTGATTTTTTAAAAAAAGAATTAATAGACTTTCCATCCATATGGTTCGGATATGAACAAGCCATTCAGAATCTGAAATATGGAGCCCATCTTTATTTTCCAAGTGAATTTACTGAGACGAAATCTGCCATCACAATCAATGGACTGATCTGGATGGGGGATGTCGGTTATATGGAAGAACAGATTCAGGATAAGTTAGAAAAAGGATTTCATTGCATTAAACTAAAAATCGGGGTCGACTGGAAATCAGAGTATATTGTTCTCCAGAAATTAAGAGAAAAATTTTCCAAAGATCAATTGGAACTTCGTGTTGATGCCAATGGAGGTTTTACGAAAGAAGAGGCTGTCATTGTTTTGCAACAGTTGGCAGACTTGGATATTCATTCCATTGAGCAGCCTATTAAAGCCGGAAATTGGAGTGATATGGCCATATTATGTGCTCAAACTCCGATCCCTATTGCGTTGGACGAAGAATTAATAGGAATTACAGATCCTGAAGAAAAGAAAAAGCTTTTAGAAACTATAAAACCACAATATGTTATTCTAAAACCAGCTTTAGTAGGAGGTTTTTCCGGTTCTGATGAATGGATTTCTCTTGCAGAAGATCAGAATATCGGTTGGTGGATTACATCTGCCCTTGAAAGTAATATTGGTCTGAATGCTATTGCTCAGTACACTTTTACAAAAAAGAATCCGATGCCACAAGGGTTAGGCACCGGAGCTTTATTTGTCAATAATTTTGAATCCAGCTTGGATCTCAGAAATGAGCTACTGTGGTTCAAAAAATAA
- the fbp gene encoding class 1 fructose-bisphosphatase has protein sequence MSNQPLQTLGEFLIDKQDDFQYSTGEFSRLLSAIRLASKVVNREVNKAGIVDITGAAGNQNIQGEEQQKLDVIANEIFITALSQREVVCGIASEENDDFIDIKCGENGHLSKYVVLIDPLDGSSNIDVNVSVGTIFSIYRRVTEPGTPVQLEDFLQKGVNQIAAGYVIYGSSTMIVYTTGNGVNGFTLDPSLGTYYLSHPNMTFPKTGKIYSINEGNYIKFPQGVKNYLKYCQMEEGDRPYTSRYIGSLVADFHRNMLKGGIYIYPSYSQAPNGKLRLLYECNPMAFLAEQAGGKATDGFRRILEVEPTELHQRIPFFCGSIDMVEKAEEFMRIDSVK, from the coding sequence ATGTCAAATCAACCATTACAGACTTTAGGAGAATTTCTTATAGATAAACAGGATGATTTTCAGTATTCAACAGGGGAGTTTTCTCGTCTTTTGAGTGCTATAAGATTGGCTTCGAAAGTGGTTAACAGAGAAGTAAATAAAGCCGGAATTGTAGATATTACAGGAGCTGCAGGAAACCAGAATATTCAAGGTGAAGAACAGCAGAAATTGGATGTAATCGCTAATGAAATTTTTATTACGGCTTTGTCTCAAAGAGAGGTTGTTTGTGGTATTGCTTCTGAGGAAAACGATGACTTTATTGATATCAAGTGTGGCGAAAACGGACACTTGAGTAAATATGTAGTATTGATTGACCCTTTGGATGGATCTTCAAATATTGATGTGAATGTTTCCGTAGGAACCATTTTCTCTATCTACAGAAGAGTTACTGAACCTGGAACTCCTGTACAGTTGGAAGACTTTTTACAGAAAGGGGTTAACCAGATTGCAGCAGGATATGTAATTTATGGATCTTCAACGATGATTGTTTACACAACAGGAAACGGAGTAAACGGATTTACCCTTGACCCGTCCTTAGGAACCTATTATCTTTCTCATCCCAACATGACATTCCCAAAAACAGGTAAAATTTATTCCATTAACGAAGGAAACTATATTAAGTTCCCTCAGGGAGTGAAAAATTATCTTAAATATTGTCAGATGGAAGAAGGAGATCGTCCTTACACTTCCAGATATATTGGTTCTTTGGTAGCAGATTTCCACAGAAATATGCTTAAGGGAGGAATTTATATTTACCCATCTTATTCCCAGGCTCCCAATGGTAAGCTAAGACTATTGTATGAGTGTAATCCAATGGCATTCCTTGCAGAACAGGCAGGTGGAAAGGCTACAGATGGATTCAGAAGAATTCTTGAAGTAGAACCTACAGAACTTCACCAGAGAATTCCGTTTTTCTGCGGAAGTATTGACATGGTGGAGAAAGCAGAAGAGTTTATGCGTATCGATAGTGTAAAATAA
- a CDS encoding aspartate kinase, whose protein sequence is MKIFKFGGASVKDAESVKNVSMVLKSQGFAKCLLVISAMGKTTNELEKVVELYFKKDNYQAEIEKIKRKHIEIADGLFPENHAVFAEINLFFDDIDSFLRRNKSPNYSFVYDQVVSCGEMISTKIVSEYLNEIQFTNQWLDARDYVKTDNSYREGVVDWVKTERFISNLNPEICYVTQGFIGSDENNFTVTLGREGSDYSAAIFAYCLNADAMTIWKDVPGVMTGDPRKFNDVSLLSNISYEEAIEMAYYGASVIHPKTLQPLQQKNIPFYVKSFVDPTKEGTKVGASDKNQQEESYILKENQELLKISTRDFSFIAEDHMSLIFGYLSKYKIKVSLMQNSAISLALCLEDKFNHLEELNEELQKIFKTEAIKNVSLFTVRNAKMDHIDKFYHEKNVLLEQISKNTLQMVTQ, encoded by the coding sequence ATGAAAATTTTCAAGTTTGGTGGAGCATCTGTAAAGGATGCCGAGAGTGTAAAAAATGTCTCTATGGTTCTAAAAAGCCAAGGGTTTGCCAAATGTTTGCTGGTTATTTCAGCAATGGGTAAGACTACAAACGAGTTGGAAAAAGTTGTAGAGCTTTATTTCAAGAAAGACAACTATCAAGCTGAGATTGAAAAGATAAAACGAAAACACATCGAGATTGCGGACGGTCTGTTTCCTGAAAACCATGCAGTTTTTGCTGAAATCAATCTCTTCTTTGATGATATTGATTCTTTTTTAAGAAGAAATAAATCTCCTAACTACAGCTTCGTTTACGATCAGGTAGTGAGCTGTGGAGAAATGATTTCTACCAAAATCGTGAGTGAATACCTGAATGAAATTCAGTTTACCAACCAGTGGCTGGATGCCAGAGATTATGTAAAAACAGACAATTCCTACAGAGAAGGGGTTGTAGATTGGGTAAAAACGGAAAGGTTTATTTCCAATTTGAATCCTGAGATATGCTATGTAACTCAAGGTTTCATTGGTTCTGATGAAAATAACTTCACGGTAACATTAGGAAGAGAGGGTTCTGACTACTCTGCCGCTATTTTCGCTTATTGCTTAAATGCTGATGCCATGACGATCTGGAAAGATGTGCCGGGAGTAATGACCGGAGATCCACGAAAGTTCAATGATGTATCTCTTCTTTCTAATATTTCGTATGAAGAGGCTATTGAAATGGCTTACTATGGAGCTAGTGTTATTCACCCGAAAACCTTGCAGCCGCTACAACAAAAAAATATCCCTTTTTATGTGAAATCTTTTGTAGATCCTACCAAAGAAGGAACAAAAGTAGGGGCTTCAGACAAAAACCAACAGGAAGAGTCTTATATTCTAAAAGAAAATCAAGAGCTTTTGAAAATCTCTACCAGAGATTTCTCCTTTATTGCAGAGGATCATATGAGCTTAATTTTCGGATATTTATCTAAATATAAGATCAAAGTTTCCTTAATGCAGAATTCTGCAATCTCCCTGGCATTGTGCCTTGAGGATAAGTTTAATCATCTTGAAGAGCTTAACGAAGAGCTTCAAAAAATTTTTAAAACCGAAGCAATTAAAAATGTATCTTTATTCACTGTAAGAAACGCGAAGATGGATCACATTGATAAATTTTACCATGAAAAAAATGTATTGTTGGAGCAAATTTCCAAGAATACTCTTCAAATGGTAACACAATAA